The genomic DNA TGAAGTGATCGTTTCACGGCTCGATGAAATGGCGCTCCAGAAGATCGCCCTCGCTACTGGTGGCAAGTATTACAACGCTTCAGCCGGTGAGATGGAGCTGGATCGAATTTTCGATGATATCGGTAAAATGGAAAAGAAGGAACTTGAAGGCGCGCTGGTGACCCGGTATGATGACCGGTACCAGTGGCCGCTCCTGTTCGCTCTCTTGTTTATTGTGGGAGAGTTTTTTGTGTCGGAGCGAAAAAAGACGGCCGGGGATAGTAGCAATGAGTAAACTGCGGATAAGCTGTCTGTTGCTCTGTATCCTCGCATCGGTACAGATCGCCACGGCGCAAGGATACGTGGCCAAGGTGAAAAAGGGGAATGAGGCGCTCAAGACGGGCGACAGCAAGTCCGCGCTTGACTATTACCACGATGCCGAGACCGATATTCCCGAATCCCCCGAACTGAGCTACAATATCGCCGGCGCACTGCACCAGCAAAAAGGGTTCGAGGAAGCGGTCGCCGAGTACCAAAAAGCGCTCAAATCGACCGATATCAGCCTGGAAGCACATGCGCAGTACAACCTCGGCAACACGTTCTACCGTATGGGAGATTATGAGAAGGCAATCACCAGCTATGAGAATGCGCTCAAAGACGATCCGCGTGATATGGATGCCAAATTCAACCTGGAGCTGGCGCGTAAACAACTAAAAGAGCAGACCAAGCCGCAGCAGCAGCAACAGAAGCAGCAGGATCAGCAGAATAAGCAGGACCAGAAACAGAACCAGGACCAACAGAAGCAGCAACAGCAGGACAAGCAAAGTCAGCAGGACAAAGACCAGAGTCAGAATCCGGACCAGCGTGAACAGAATAACCCCAAGGAACAGAAAATGTCCAAAGAGGACGCCGAGCGGATACTGAACTCGTTGCGTGATGATGAGCAAAAACTGCAGAAGAAAGCCAAGCGAGAGGTGGTGGCGGGTGATTACACCGGCAAAGACTGGTAACATCAAGACGGTTGCGGTCGGCGTTCTGTTTCTTCTGTTCGCCGCATCCGCTGCCGTGGCCGCCGATGAAATCGCCGTTTCGGTCAGTCTCAGCCCGATTACGATCGGGCTCGACGAACAAGCCAGTCTCCAAGTGACCGTCACCGGATCATCGCAGAGCCTGCCCGAGATACAGATGCCGTCGCTGCCGGCATTCGAGATCTATTCACAGGGGCATTCGAGCAACATCAGCATCGTCAATGGGCAAGTCAGTTCGTCCGTCACCACGACCTTTCTGATCGTCCCGCACAAGGCCGGCGTTTACCCGATCCAGGGGATCGCCGTCGTCAAGGACAACAAACGCTATGAGGGGAATGCGGTAACACTGACGGTCCTCA from Candidatus Zixiibacteriota bacterium includes the following:
- a CDS encoding tetratricopeptide repeat protein, encoding MSKLRISCLLLCILASVQIATAQGYVAKVKKGNEALKTGDSKSALDYYHDAETDIPESPELSYNIAGALHQQKGFEEAVAEYQKALKSTDISLEAHAQYNLGNTFYRMGDYEKAITSYENALKDDPRDMDAKFNLELARKQLKEQTKPQQQQQKQQDQQNKQDQKQNQDQQKQQQQDKQSQQDKDQSQNPDQREQNNPKEQKMSKEDAERILNSLRDDEQKLQKKAKREVVAGDYTGKDW